Proteins from one Gossypium raimondii isolate GPD5lz chromosome 8, ASM2569854v1, whole genome shotgun sequence genomic window:
- the LOC105791830 gene encoding arabinosyltransferase XEG113 isoform X1, producing MGGWRNAVQEAAASKPLFLTIYTTIIVGIVATSFYVFSAIYSPSAPTSTQSISTSWLSSPPLSQNGGSNFSNNISQPTDKASQPGSNQLKTIWEAPPSNSKMPPLESFKLTKELVGERAKDNVIIVTFGNFAFMDFILTWVKHLTDLDVSNLLVGAMDTKLLEALYWKGVPVFDMGSHMSTIDVGWGSPTFHKMGREKVLLINAILPFGYELLMCDTDMVWLKDPLPYLAQYPDADILTSSDQVVPTVVDDRLADWKQVGAAYNIGIFHWRPTEPAIKLAKEWKDMLLADDKIWDQNGFNELARKQTGPAVDDDSGLFYAFDGTLKLGILPESIFCSGHTYFVQAMYEQLRLEPYALHTTFQYGGTEGKRHRLREAMVFYDPPEYYDAPGGFLSFKPSIPKSLLLDGEHNLESHFSLINYQMKQIRSALAIASLLNRTLVMPPLWCRLDRLWFSHPGVLEGSMTRQPFLCPLDHVFEVNVMLKDLPEEEFGPEINIREYSFLNNPLLPQQVKESWLDVQLCQEGTEDCHASSNTSRPGLLRFPKNSTEEMFKTVFSSFKDVKVIQFSSMQGAFYSFTDKTREGKFRNRMKRYVGIWCCVENHTPGHIYYDMYWDEKPGWKPAPPQTPEEDHPPF from the exons ATGGGGGGATGGAGAAACGCAGTTCAAGAGGCTGCTGCTTCTAAACCGCTGTTTCTGACGATATACACCACCATTATCGTGGGGATAGTGGCGACTTCTTTTTATGTGTTCTCCGCCATTTACTCTCCATCCGCTCCCACCAGCACCCAGTCTATCTCTACTTCTTGGCTTTCCTCCCCTCCTCTCTCCCAAA ATGGTGGTTCTAATTTCAGTAACAACATTTCTCAACCAACAGACAAAGCATCACAACCTGGTAGCAACCAGTTGAAAACTATATGGGAGGCTCCGCCTAGTAATTCGAAAATGCCACCTTTGGAGTcctttaaattaacaaaagaacTGGTTGGAGAAAGGGCGAAAGACAATGTCATTATTGTCACCTTTGGCAACTTTGCGTTTATGGATTTCATCTTGACTTGGGTTAAACACTTGACGGATCTTGATGTTTCTAATCTTCTTGTTG GTGCTATGGACACCAAACTGTTGGAGGCTTTGTATTGGAAAGGTGTTCCAGTATTTGATATGGGCAGCCATATGAGCACAATAGATGTTGGATGGGGCTCTCCTACATTTCATAAAATGGGGAGAGAGAAAGTATTACTTATAAATGCTATACTTCCTTTTGGTTATGAGCTATTGATGTGTGATACAGACATGGTGTGGCTCAAG GATCCGCTTCCATATCTTGCTCAGTACCCTGATGCTGATATCTTAACTTCAAGCGACCAAGTTGTGCCAACAGTTGTTGATGACAGATTGGCTGATTGGAAACAAG TTGGTGCTGCCTACAATATAGGAATTTTCCACTGGCGGCCGACAGAGCCTGCCATAAAACTGGCAAAAGAATGGAAAGATATGCTTTTAGCTGATGACAAGATATGGGATCAGAATGGATTTAATGAACTTGCACGCAAGCAGACAGGGCCAGCCGTTGATGATGATAGTGGACTTTTTTATGCGTTTGATGGAACTCTCAAGCTGGGAATTCTACCAGAAAGTATATTTTGTAGTGGACACACTTATTTTGTTCAG GCCATGTATGAACAACTTAGGCTGGAGCCATATGCATTGCACACTACATTCCAGTATGGTGGTACTGAAGGGAAGCGTCATCGGCTGCGGGAGGCCATGGTTTTCTATGATCCACCAGAGTACTATGATGCACCAG GAGGATTCTTGTCATTTAAACCTTCTATTCCGAAGAGCTTGTTATTGGATGGGGAGCATAATCTAGAATCACACTTCTCTCTTATTAATTACCAA ATGAAACAAATAAGGTCGGCACTTGCCATCGCTTCATTGTTGAACCGTACACTG GTTATGCCTCCATTATGGTGCCGATTGGATAGACTATGGTTTTCACATCCTGGAGTTCTGGAGGGGTCAATGACTAGGCAACCTTTTCTCTGCCCTTTGGACCATGTTTTTGAG GTAAATGTTATGTTGAAAGACCTTCCAGAAGAGGAATTCGGCCCTGAAATCAACATCAGAGAGTACTCATTTCTCAACAATCCATTATTACCCCAACaa GTAAAAGAGTCATGGCTTGATGTTCAGCTTTGTCAAGAAGGAACTGAAGATTGCCATGCATCAAGTAACACAAGTCGACCAGGTCTTTTAAGATTCCCAAAAAACAGTACTGAAGAAATG TTCAAAACAGTATTCTCTTCATTCAAGGATGTCAAAGTCATCCAATTCTCTTCAATGCAAGGTGCCTTTTACAGTTTCACCGATAAG ACAAGAGAGGGGAAATTCAGGAACCGTATGAAGAGGTATGTAGGTATATGGTGCTGTGTAGAAAACCACACTCCTGGACATATATATTACGACATGTATTGGGATGAGAAACCAGGTTGGAAACCTGCCCCACCCCAAACCCCAGAGGAGGATCACCCGCCTTTCTAA
- the LOC105791830 gene encoding arabinosyltransferase XEG113 isoform X2 gives MGGWRNAVQEAAASKPLFLTIYTTIIVGIVATSFYVFSAIYSPSAPTSTQSISTSWLSSPPLSQNKASQPGSNQLKTIWEAPPSNSKMPPLESFKLTKELVGERAKDNVIIVTFGNFAFMDFILTWVKHLTDLDVSNLLVGAMDTKLLEALYWKGVPVFDMGSHMSTIDVGWGSPTFHKMGREKVLLINAILPFGYELLMCDTDMVWLKDPLPYLAQYPDADILTSSDQVVPTVVDDRLADWKQVGAAYNIGIFHWRPTEPAIKLAKEWKDMLLADDKIWDQNGFNELARKQTGPAVDDDSGLFYAFDGTLKLGILPESIFCSGHTYFVQAMYEQLRLEPYALHTTFQYGGTEGKRHRLREAMVFYDPPEYYDAPGGFLSFKPSIPKSLLLDGEHNLESHFSLINYQMKQIRSALAIASLLNRTLVMPPLWCRLDRLWFSHPGVLEGSMTRQPFLCPLDHVFEVNVMLKDLPEEEFGPEINIREYSFLNNPLLPQQVKESWLDVQLCQEGTEDCHASSNTSRPGLLRFPKNSTEEMFKTVFSSFKDVKVIQFSSMQGAFYSFTDKTREGKFRNRMKRYVGIWCCVENHTPGHIYYDMYWDEKPGWKPAPPQTPEEDHPPF, from the exons ATGGGGGGATGGAGAAACGCAGTTCAAGAGGCTGCTGCTTCTAAACCGCTGTTTCTGACGATATACACCACCATTATCGTGGGGATAGTGGCGACTTCTTTTTATGTGTTCTCCGCCATTTACTCTCCATCCGCTCCCACCAGCACCCAGTCTATCTCTACTTCTTGGCTTTCCTCCCCTCCTCTCTCCCAAA ACAAAGCATCACAACCTGGTAGCAACCAGTTGAAAACTATATGGGAGGCTCCGCCTAGTAATTCGAAAATGCCACCTTTGGAGTcctttaaattaacaaaagaacTGGTTGGAGAAAGGGCGAAAGACAATGTCATTATTGTCACCTTTGGCAACTTTGCGTTTATGGATTTCATCTTGACTTGGGTTAAACACTTGACGGATCTTGATGTTTCTAATCTTCTTGTTG GTGCTATGGACACCAAACTGTTGGAGGCTTTGTATTGGAAAGGTGTTCCAGTATTTGATATGGGCAGCCATATGAGCACAATAGATGTTGGATGGGGCTCTCCTACATTTCATAAAATGGGGAGAGAGAAAGTATTACTTATAAATGCTATACTTCCTTTTGGTTATGAGCTATTGATGTGTGATACAGACATGGTGTGGCTCAAG GATCCGCTTCCATATCTTGCTCAGTACCCTGATGCTGATATCTTAACTTCAAGCGACCAAGTTGTGCCAACAGTTGTTGATGACAGATTGGCTGATTGGAAACAAG TTGGTGCTGCCTACAATATAGGAATTTTCCACTGGCGGCCGACAGAGCCTGCCATAAAACTGGCAAAAGAATGGAAAGATATGCTTTTAGCTGATGACAAGATATGGGATCAGAATGGATTTAATGAACTTGCACGCAAGCAGACAGGGCCAGCCGTTGATGATGATAGTGGACTTTTTTATGCGTTTGATGGAACTCTCAAGCTGGGAATTCTACCAGAAAGTATATTTTGTAGTGGACACACTTATTTTGTTCAG GCCATGTATGAACAACTTAGGCTGGAGCCATATGCATTGCACACTACATTCCAGTATGGTGGTACTGAAGGGAAGCGTCATCGGCTGCGGGAGGCCATGGTTTTCTATGATCCACCAGAGTACTATGATGCACCAG GAGGATTCTTGTCATTTAAACCTTCTATTCCGAAGAGCTTGTTATTGGATGGGGAGCATAATCTAGAATCACACTTCTCTCTTATTAATTACCAA ATGAAACAAATAAGGTCGGCACTTGCCATCGCTTCATTGTTGAACCGTACACTG GTTATGCCTCCATTATGGTGCCGATTGGATAGACTATGGTTTTCACATCCTGGAGTTCTGGAGGGGTCAATGACTAGGCAACCTTTTCTCTGCCCTTTGGACCATGTTTTTGAG GTAAATGTTATGTTGAAAGACCTTCCAGAAGAGGAATTCGGCCCTGAAATCAACATCAGAGAGTACTCATTTCTCAACAATCCATTATTACCCCAACaa GTAAAAGAGTCATGGCTTGATGTTCAGCTTTGTCAAGAAGGAACTGAAGATTGCCATGCATCAAGTAACACAAGTCGACCAGGTCTTTTAAGATTCCCAAAAAACAGTACTGAAGAAATG TTCAAAACAGTATTCTCTTCATTCAAGGATGTCAAAGTCATCCAATTCTCTTCAATGCAAGGTGCCTTTTACAGTTTCACCGATAAG ACAAGAGAGGGGAAATTCAGGAACCGTATGAAGAGGTATGTAGGTATATGGTGCTGTGTAGAAAACCACACTCCTGGACATATATATTACGACATGTATTGGGATGAGAAACCAGGTTGGAAACCTGCCCCACCCCAAACCCCAGAGGAGGATCACCCGCCTTTCTAA